In Thermofilum pendens Hrk 5, the sequence TCGTCGTCGGGACGTTCGCGACCCTCTTTGGTCTAACAGCTGAAGGTGAAACCTCGGAAAAATTAATCGATGCTCTGCGATCAAGCGGGGTATTCACACCGTTGACTGGGCTGGCTTTCATGGCTTTCTCCCTAATCTACATGCCATGCCTCGCAACTCTCGCCGCCATTCGCAGAGAAACAGGCTCATGGAAGTGGACGATATTCGCGGTGATCTACGGACTGGCTTTAGCGTACTCCGTCGCCTTGGTCATCGTTACTGTTGGTAGGTTACTCGGATATGCCTAGGGGGATGCACCATGAAGCTAGACATTAAAAACGGGCAAATCGTTGTCTACTCCGCAATCCTCGGAGCCGCATACACCGCTCTAGGAGTAGCCGAGTCCGCTCTAGGAATGCTCAACCTGCTTTCACCAATAACCGATACACCCGCTGGAGTTCCAGCGGACATCCTCGGAGGCTTCGCCGCACTGGTTATTGGACTAGCGTACCTTAGAGGCGCCATACCGCTATCAAGGGGGTCGCGCGAATCGTTGGGATACATCCTCGTTGGCACTTTTCTCTCAGCAATCTTCGGGATCTTGTACCTGCTAATAGTCTGTGCCGATGGACTCGGAGCTCTCTTGGCTCTCCTGGAAGGAGAAGAGTGGACGTGGGAATGGCTAACGAAGGGCAGCGCGGGTCCTGGCTTACTAAGGCCAGAAATCTGGCTCTTCTTCGCATCCCTACCGTTAGCGTACCTAACCTGGAAGAACACGAAAAAGATCATCCAACAGCCCAAAAACACCGGTTCCTACGAGTAAAAAGGCTTAACGATCTTTTATATCAACCTTCTCCCCCAGCTTTCAGGTATTCCTGCTACGCGCGAGAAAAATGAAAACAGTCTAAGCCTTGTACTTCTCCAAGAATTCTTCTGGCGTCAATACCTCTATCTCCTCATCTTCAACTGCTCTGAAGTCTCTCTTGTTCCTAGTTATTAACACGTCGGCCACTTCCTTTGCTGAGTGGAATTGAATAGCGTCCTCGAGATCCTTTATTCTGTTCTCACCCAACGCCTTCTTTATCACATCTTCTGACATGGATACTATATTAAAGCCGCGTATAGCCCTTTTCGTGACTTCTCTAGACTCTGCCTCGGATAGAGTTCTCGCTCCTAAGAAGTAAATTATCACAACAGTGAGGGCAGAGATATAACCTTCCACCTCTTTATTCCTCACTTTGTATTAGTGCCAGGCTACCCCTCCAGCCATCTCTACGCATTAAAACATCTATTAGAATATTTGCATCAAAGAAGGCTCGCATAGAGATCATCTAAACTTCTTGAGAATAGCCTCCCGTACGACTTCCTCATCCTCCTCAACGGGATTATACGGCAATATACCGACCAACTCGAGGAGATCCCTATCAAACTTCATGCCCGGATACTCCTCTTTGAGCTCCTCCTCAACGGCTTTAATTCTCTCCTCCCCGGAAGAGGCCATCTTGAACTCAACCTGCGCAATGCGGCGCTCCAACCTAGCCAACTCCTCCCTAAGGCGCGCAAGCCGCTTCCTGATCTCGCTTATCTCCTGGGCCATCATAATTGAATTCATCTCCAATGCTTAAAGTTGCCTGTTTGCCCATGTTCAAAGTCGCGCACGGGAGGGCAGAGTCAAGTACCCGTGGAGGGCGAGGATAGAGCCCCTAGCGGTAGGCGAAGCCAGCGTCGAAGAGCTAGCCCCAGGTATACCTTCGCGGCACGCCTGCTAACTTCAAGAGACCAATACCCAGGGAAGACGCGGAGACAATCCTAGAAGCCCTTAAAGCCTCCAGGGAAAGTTTAAGCGGAGAAGCCAAGCCGCGGCGGCTCCTCGGGAATAAGCGCAAACCTCGGCGGCTCGCGTCCTCCCTTACTCACCTTCCCAGCTTTGTCAGCAAGCTTCTCACATCGTTGATCCTCCTCCTCACAACCTCGTCTCCCCCAAGCTCCCCCTCGATTGCGTCAAGCAACTGTTTAACAACTTCCAGAGGGCTTCCCCCGACGATCCTCCGCAACCTCTCCCAGTCTATCCTGTCCCGGTACTGAACCATGAGTTGCACCGCGTCCTCGACATCCCTCAACGTCCTCAACACCGTTAGCTTCGCCGCTACAACGTCCTCAAGCGACGCTATCCTCACAGGCTCCCCACGTATGTTAACCTCCACGGCGTGCCGGATAGTCTCGAAGTCAAGCCAGGTACTAGCATACCTTATATCCACGCGGAGAGGCCCTACCAAAGCTGCTACAAGCCCCCTGTTCTGAAGAGCCTTCAAGGCATCGCTACTCGGTAACTCAATGCCCTCACTCCTCAGCTCCCTGACAAGCTTTTCAACATCCTCCCTAGCCCTGACAAGGACCACGACGTCCACGTCCTCCGTAACCCTCCTAACACCCATAAGTATGCAGGCTAACCCCCCGACAACCGCGTAGGGCAGGTCAGCCCTCCTCAGAGCCCTCGCCACCGAAACCATCAGCCGAACCACGTCCACGCCTACTCGCCTCAAGCCAACCCCTAACCCTCCTCAAAAGCTCAGCCTCACCCACCCTCACAGCGTAAAGCCTGACAAGCCACCGAGCGATAGAAGCCTCCTCCTCGTAGCCCCCCTCCAATCCCAGCCTCCTCCTCACCTCTCTCCTCGCAGACTCCAACGCCTCAAGCGTCCCGGCAAACTCCTCGACATTCCTATCCACAACCCTCTGCAACCAGCCCCTCCCCGCGTCCACGCAAACCACTCTCTCAACTATGGTTGGGCGTCTTCCTATAAAACCTTTCAGAAAAGGAACGGCGCGCTACCCCAGGCGTCGAGCCGAACGCATAAATACCTCGGGCGCCGATAAATCCCGTGTCAGACCCGAGAGCCTCTACAAGCTCGCCGGCAGAGTCTCCGCCGCCCTCACCAAGCTCTACGAGCTCTCCGAGAAGGAGGAGAAAGGCGGGGAGTACAAAGTCAGAGAAGAATTCCGGGCAAAGCCCCTCAAAGCCGGGGAGAAGCCCGGGCTCAGCTTCTCAATGGAAGACCTCGAAGACGAGGAGGTCCTGGAGGAGCTGAAGGAGTACGCCGAGTGGCGCGCGAGGAACGACGAAGTAAGGGTTACGAGGTTCAAGTACCCGGCTATAGCCATCAGCTGGAGCGGCTTCGGAATAGCCTGCGGCCCCACAAGCTTCTCCATAGAGTACTACGTAGTGCTAAAACCCGAGGAGAAAGGCGCAAAGGTAACGGCCGTCATGTGGGACGACGAGGCAGGCTTCATGATAAACGAGCTGGGCTTCCTCGAAGTAGAAGACGAGGAAAAAGCCGCAAAGGAACTCCTAAACCTGATAGTAAAACACGTACTACCGCTCACCGAGAACCCAGAACTAGTAGAAAAAGCATTCAAAGAGGCAGGCTAAGCGTCGAAACACTATCAAGCTTCAGGGAAAAATTAAAAGCCATCTTTTACAATGTAAAACCGATAGAAATGAACGCTTGTACCCGTTTCGATCCACACACCGGAAACAGGTTCTACGCGTACAGGTGGCACCCATGCCGGAGGAAAAGCCTACTCTACTAGAGTCGCCGAGCTTCCCGATAGAAAGTATTAACAAGGCTTCGAAGTCTGAGAAGACGGGTGGAGGGAGGCCCCCTTACTGGGAGATGGTTTTCTGGTGGACCAGGAAGCCTCTTGCCGGGGCAAGAGCAATAATAGCGGCTTCGCTACTATCACAGGACGACTACCCAGAAAGCTACAACTTCCTAAAAGACCTCTTCCCCTGTATGGACAAGAGGACTCCTCATTCTTGCAACCCTAACCAAAGACTCGTAGAGAAACTCAAGGGAAAGAAGCTCCTAGACCCCTTCGCCGGCTTTGGCTCAATACCCCTAGAGGCTGCAAGGCTAGGCCTCGACGTAACCGCGGTCGAGCTACTGCCGACAGCTTACGTGTTCCTCAAGGCTGTATTGGAATATCCAAAGGAGTACGGCAAAAGGCTTATCGAGATAAGCGGGAAAGAGGTCGAGAGCCTCGGCTTAAGAGACGCTGTCAGGCGGTTCAACGGCTCGGCAAAGATAATAGAGACGGGCAGGTACAAGGTGCCGCTACTAATATACGACGTGGCCAGGTGGGGCAGGTGGGTAACCGAGGAGCTTAAAAAAGACCCAGACTTCAAAGAACTCTACGACGAAGACGTCGCAGTATACATAGGTACATGGGAAATTAAATGCCCCGTCTGCGGGCGCTACACCCCACTTGTAGGCAACTGGTGGCTTGCCAGAGTAAAGTCGAAACGCGGCTACGAGAGGCTAGCCTGGATGCAATGGAGAGACGGAGAAATAGAGGTTGTAGACCTCAACGAAGCATGCAAGAAGACCGGAAGAAGCTCATGCAACGAGCTTCTCGCCAAGGTACAAGGCAAAGATGAAGAGTCCGGTGCTAGGGTAGAATGGAACGGCCAGGTATACGTTGTCCCCTCAAAGAATATCAACGCTAAGTTGGAAGAAGCTCAATGCCTTTACTGTAGGGCAAAAATCGACCACCGCGTAAAAGAAAACAGAATATTGAAACCTGTGAAAAATAAGAAAAAAGAAGGAGAATGGTACGTAAAATGGGCTCTTCAACGCTGGAACAGCCTCCTAGAAGATTATCTCTTTGGGAAGGTAAGCTTGGAGGAACTGAGAAACGCGCCCGCCAGGCCCAGGATACTGGTCAAAGTCAGGGTCACAGACGGGGACCTCGAGTTCGAGCCTGCAACACGAGAGGACACAGAGAAGTTATGGAAAGCCCTCGAAAAACTGAAGCAAAAGTGGAAAGAACCGGATGTACCATCAGAAGAGTTATGGAAGTATACTGCAAGTGGCGGAGGCGCGCTGAGCATATGGACATGGGGCTTTGACAAATTCTACAAACTTTTCAATCCTAGGCAGTTGCTGACATTGGTTAAGCTCGTCAGGCTAGTGAGGGAGGCCGGGAAGAGCGTCGAGGAGGAAAAGCTGAAGGAGGGCTGGAGCAAGGAAGACTCCTTTAGGTACGCCGAAGCGATAACAACATACCTGGCAATAGCATTATGTAAACAAATAAATTATGACAGTATTGTAACATCTACAGAGCCTGTACAGAAATTCATCCGAGAAACATTAGCGTTTAGAGGCATTGCTATGACATGGAACTGGGTAGAGGAGTTACCTGTAGCAGACGTTCTGGGTTCATATATAAGGTCGTTAAATTCCAGTGTTGGTAGCTTATCTTATCTTGTTTCTGCTGTGTATGGTAGCCCTAGCAGGGTTAAGGTTTTGCTCGACGACGCTACAACTCTGGACATGCTTGTGGGCGAGAAGTTCGACCTGATAGTCACGGATCCGCCTTACGCCGACGACGTGCCGTATACGGAGCTGAGCGACTTTTACTACGTGTGGCTCAAGAGAGCTTTAAGCGATGTCTCGGGCGGGAAGCTTATTCCCAGATTTCTGCCGGAAGCCTTCTTTGACGAGTTCGGAGAGGAGATAAAGACTCAGTGGGAGACCTTTGCTACGAGAGAGGTCAGCGAGAATACTGAGCGTTGGAAATACTTTAAGCTGAACATTTCCTTCAGTGAACTTCTGGCTAGGGCTTTTGCTAACGTTACAAGGTTCCTTGATGAAAAGGGTCTGCTGGTAACGTACTATGTTGCTAAGAAGCCGGAGGCTTGGGTAGCCTTGATAGATGCGCTCTGGCATATCAATGGTATGAGGGTTGTAGTTGCTTACCCCGTGGTTACGGAGGCTGAAGAAAATGTGGTAGCAAGGGGAAGGGCGGCAGTGATGGGAGGCTATGTTATGGGATGGCGGAGGAGGGAGGTGGAGAAGCCCTTGGATCTCTCGAGTGAGAAAGAGGCTGTTGTGACTACCGTCTCAGAGCGTCTAGGTAATTACTTAAAGGCCATAGATGTGAAGGAAGGTGCTACGGCGTGGGTTTATGCTTATCTTGCGGCTCTTAGCTATTTAACTTCTTTCTACCCCGTAAAGGATGGGGGCGTGGAGCTAGATGCTGAGGGTGTTGTTAGCCATGCGATGGCGTTGTCCTTTGAAGCTATGTTGAGGAAAGCTGGTGTAAACCTGCATGACCCGGCGGCGCTGGCATACCTTGCGCTGAGAGTTGTGGAGGATGAGAAGGGTAGGGTTGACAGCGACGTGCTTTCTCGGGTGGCGTTAGGGCTTGGGATTAGAGACGTGGAGCTCGTTAAACTGGGGCTTGTCAGGGAGGTTCGGAGCGGAGGGCCTAAGGTGGCTAAGCGTAAGGTGTTCGAGGTTATGGCGCCCAGGAACGAGACGGTCGACGAGGTTAGGCGCGTGTTGTACCCGTTGCGGGGGAAAGCTCCTGTGCTGGAGTGTTTTAGGAATCTTCAGCTCTCGGTGCTAGCGAGAACCCAGGTATCCTGTGATCAGCGGGCTAGGGAGGAGGCGAAGGAGCTTGCAAAAGCTATTGTAAGGCTTAGCGGGATGGGTCTTATTGACGAGGAGGATCCAGATGTTAGGCTTTCTAGGGCTGTGTTGGGTTTTGAGTGGTGGGAGCAATGAGTCTCGTGAATTTGCTTGCTGAGGGTAAGGTTAGCCCCGCGGTAGACATCTACGAGGTGTATAAGAGCCTCTTCAAGGGGGAAAAGCCTGAGAAGATCTACGAGCCTTACTGTGACCCCCGCTTGTTCTTCCAGCTGACGTTTGTGACGGACGGGTTTAAGCAGTACCTCGGCGATTTTCTCTCGAAGCTCGCGTCCGGAGAGTCTGAAGTGTACGTTATGCCGGCTCTTCTGGGGGCGGGTAAATCGCATTTCTTGGCTTTCGTACTGCATATACTCAGACTTTACAGGGATTGCAGGGGCGCTGGGGAGTGTGTCGAGAAAGCTTTGGAGGAGCTGGGAGTGAAGCTTAAAGTTCCCTCTCTCGAGAAGGTTCCCGAGGTTTTAGTGTTCCACGGGGAGCACAACGTTGACCTTAAGCCGTTGGACTTTTCAAGCAAGGATACTCTTAAAGCCTCCTTGAAGCCCCCCGTGGTCTTGATATTCGACGAGACACAGCACTTCGAGGCAAAGATTCGTGACTTCCCGTTGCTCATGCAGATGCTCGCAGAGGCTGTCGAGGAGCGGAGGGGGGTCTTTCTCTTCGTGTCCTTCTCCCTATTCTCCGGTGAAAGACCGGATCTTGCGGCTCCCAAATCCTTGGATGCTGTGCGCCGTGTCCACTACGTGACCGTCTCGCTGGATGTAACGCGGAACATAGTCGAAGTATTCAGGAGGTGGGCAGGGCTTAGTGGCGCGAGAAGCGTGGAGCTAGCCGGGCTCAAGGGCATTGTAACCGATGAAAGGCTCAGGGAGTTTGAGAACAGGCTTCGAGGCTCCTACCCATTCAACCCGTACCTGCTGGATGCTGTTTTACAGCTTGCAGACGAGTCCCTAGTTGAGAAGACAAGGGTTCAGCTGACTAGAGGGCTTCTGAGGATACTGGCCTCTGCCTACGTTAACAGGAGAGGCGAATTAGTGATATTCGCAGATCTACCAGAGCCAAAAGAGGTAGTTATTGCCGGCGATGTTTTTGCCGGGCAACTGAACGTCATCTTGAGGCTCTACGAGGACGACGCTAGGAAGGTTTCTGGAAGCATAGCTGCTCTTTCCGTGCTACGCCACATTCTCCTTGCAACCTTCTTCGCCAGGCTTCTTCCACATCGTCGAATGTATCCAACCGAGGAGGAACTTATACTCGGTAGCTACGACCCGGCGAGGGTGAAGCCTCTTGACGTTAAGATGTTCCTCGAGGATGCCGCGAGGCAGGGCTTGCATATAGAGAAAGTCAACGGTCGCTACATGTACTGGTTCATCGGAGGCATAGAAGAGAAAGTCAGGGACGCCATGTACAGGTTCGGCGATGATGACGGACTTGAAGTGGCTACGGACGAGGTCGCAAGCCTTGCCAGGGAGAGGGCAGGACCTTTCTCGAGTGTAGTAATCGCGGGCGTCGGAGGTACTAAGGCTCTCGGCAAGGTTAAAGTCGTGTCGAGTAGGGACGAGTGGGAGAAAGAGCTAAAGGATCAGGATAAGGCTATACTCGCTATAGACCTCCTTAACTTCGGAGTACCGGTTAAGCGGAATAATCTCATCGTTGTGAGAAGATACGATGAGGGAGAACCTCCGCAGACTACCTTAGAGCTGTTAAAAAGAGTAGGCGAGGGACCCAGAACTGTAAGGGAGGCTGTCGTGGATCTCGGACGCCTAGTAAAGGGGGTAGACGAGGTCTACGCGAACCTTATTGACTACTTCCCGGAACTTCTAGAGGAGGAGATGGAGGATATTCTTCGAAGGGAGTTGGAGCAACTTATTCGAGGAAGGCTTGAAAACCTGAAAAGCCGTGCAAAAGCGTACCTTAGGGAAAGCGTGGGGCTATGGTTGCGGCGTGGCGTTGTGGGCTTTAAAGACGTAGAGAAGCGCGGCTTCGACGAGTTGGTAGGAGAGCTTGTCAAAGATAAGAGAGACAGGCTTCGCGGAGTAGTCAAGGAGATATTCACGGGCGACCTTATAAACTGGGATAGCTTCAAGAAGGTTGGAGACCTTTGGAGCCTTTTCCTAAACAATGAATCATTCCCAGCGATTCCGGCGTCCTTCGAGGAGTTCCTAGAAGCACTGAGGGAGTACTGCAAGGGTTGTAACTGTTTGTTCGAGGAGGATGGAGAGGTTAAGTGGCTCGGCGAGAATGGATGTGTCATGCCGGAGCTCGATAAAGACGTGGGTGTAGCGCCGTTCATGTACAAGAAGAGGGTTACAGAGTGGGCTGTCGAAGGTTTCTTGAAGCAATACGGGTCCTCGGCGAAAAGAAGGGTTTACATTGTGTATAGGAAGCCTAGCGGTCCGGAGGCTAGAGCGACCCCAGAGGAACTTTTGTCGAAGCAGAATGAATGGATTTACCTTGAGGGCGGGAGGCTTGAAATCGAAGAAGTCCAGAAAGGCATCTCGGTATCCGTGGATGGCGTGGAAACGGTGAGCGTGGAGAGGCCTAGAGGCGCCACAATACTGGTCGAGGTGGAGTCTTCCTATGATTTGAAGAGCATCGAGTACACCTTGAATGGCGTGAAGAAAGTTTTCGACGTGAAGGGGAAGAGGCACGCCTTCAACGTGAAGGTTCCAGGAGAACCGGGTAGGTATGTTCTCAAAGTCAGAGCTGTTTTCGCCGACGATACCTTCGATGAGAGAGATGTGGCCATCATAGTGAGGGGGAAGTGTAAAAGAAAGATCACTGTCTTAAGCGTGAGCGTCGGAGAGGAAATAGTCGGGCTTAAAGCTGATACGGCTCAAGACGGGGAGATTCTTTTGAGGTACTTCAGGGATAGAGGGGTCCCGTTTAAGGCTACTGTATCCACTGAGTATAGCTATGGAGACGAGGAGATGATCGTTAACGTGAGGAAAAAGGTAAATAGTCCCGACGATGCAGACAAACTGCTCAAGATTCTTAAGGCAATTCAAGCGTTAACGCCTAACGCAGAGGTTACATTCGAGTTTATGGAGCCGCAGAAAGTGGACGAAGATATGGAGAAGAGGTTTAGGGGCCTTAAGGTTGTCTTTAGCGTAGAGCGGGAGGAGGAATGCTGATCCGAGCAATTAGAGGCGGGAGAGCTGTTAGGGTAAAGTGCGCAGAAGGTAGGTTCGAAGTTGGAGTGCCTTTCGAGGAGCTCTTCAGTTTTCTTGGCAGAATTTACCCCTGGGAGCTTGAAAGGCACATCGAGGTGGGAGATGGGGTGGCTGAGTTTAGGGAACGAATACCGTTTGAGAGGGCTCTCGCATACCTTTTGGCGCGTAGGGGCCGGCTTTCGCAGAAAGATGCCGAGCTAGTCGCCGCTGGTATTAGGCAACATGAGTTGTCGGCTATTGTGGACTCCTTTCTCTATAGGATGTGGCTCTGCAGGGTAGACGGTCGTAGCTGTAAGGAAGTGGTTGACGCTTTTTCCAAGATAGTTGCCGTGTACCGCAAGGTGCTCCCGTGATGGTATCCCTGATTGAGATACTGAGGTCTGCCGGCAAGGATCTCTACAAGCACCAGCTCGACTTTGTGTCTGATGCTCTGTGGTTTGACGAGCCCCGTATTCTCTTGGCTGACGACGTAGGGCTGGGTAAAACAATCCAGGCTCTCCTCTACATTAAGGCTCTCCTCGAGCTGGGGAGGGTGAACCATGTTCTAGTAATAGTGCCTCGTGCTGTCGTGGAGCAGTGGGCATCTGAGCTGGAGATGTTCGAGATACCATTCTACATCGTGGAGTCGCCTGACTTCCCGCTGGGACACAGGGTCTACCTAGTCACCCTGGATAGAGCTAAGGTGGACAGCTACATGGAGGCTTTGGACAAGATAAACTGGGACTTGGTAGTTGTTGATGAGGCTCACAAGCTGAGGCTAGAGACGCTCAGGTCTAAGGTGGCTATTCTGTGTAGAAGGGCGAGGGGATGTCTTTTACTCACTGCTACTCCGCATACGGGCGACGAGAGTAGCTTCAAGTTCCTGATAGGACTCGCGAACAGCTATGTTGTACGGCGTGAAAAGAAGGATGTGGAGGAGTATGAGGGGCGCAAGATATTCCCGTCTTTGGGGTACTGGATAGTGCAAGTGAAAGCAACGAAAGAGGAGAGTGACGCGCTTCATAAAGTGCTTAAATTCCTGGAAAACGATCAGATAGAGCAGATTGTGCGCGTAGTAGTGGAGAAGAGGGCGATGTCGAGCCCAACAGCGTTTTTCAAGACACTCGGAAAGGTTGTAGGAGGGTATTGCAGCGAAGAGTTACTGGAAGAGGGGGAGCTCGATGCCTGCATTGGTAACGTTGCCGGTGTAAAGAAGCTTGAGGAGCTCGCAAAGAAATATGCTAGCGCTGCCGACAGGAAGTTGGATGCTCTCGAAAAGTTGCTGAAGGATCACCTCAAGGGGAGAAAAGTACTTGTCTTCACAGAATATGCGACTACCGCCGAGTACCTATTTGAGAAGCTTGTTGAGAAGCTTGAGGGTTGTAAGATCGTAGATAGTGGGGAGGGCTACGCAAAGGCTGACTGTAGCGAGTTTGGAGTTATGTATGTTACAGCTAAGGCTAGGGACAGGATTGACGTAAGCAGGGAAGGCGCGCTCCTAGCGTCCGCGTATCCTACAGCTGTACTTATATCCACGGACATAATGTCCGAGGGCGTAAACCTCCAGGCTTTCGATGTTGTTGTTAACTACGAGGTTGTATGGAGCCCGACAAAGCATGTGCAAAGGATAGGTAGAATCTGGAGGTTTGGACAGAAGGCAGAGAAAATACTAGTTATCGACATGGTTCTAAAGACTACTCTCTCGCAGGACGAATACAGCAACTATTTGACTTTGTTGGAGAAATTGTACGAGATATCTCTCGCTGCCCTACCACCCCAGAGCTACGGCGAGTTCGAGATCTATGAGGTCGACCAAGAGCTCAGGAAGATAGTGGAGATAGGGTCTTCGGCTTATCTAGGAGAGGAGGAGGTCTACGAGGCTTTAAGGTCTGGTAGGCTGGAGGACCTGCGGAGCAGGATAAAGCGGATTCTCAAAGCTAAAGAG encodes:
- a CDS encoding type II toxin-antitoxin system VapC family toxin; translated protein: MRNKEVEGYISALTVVIIYFLGARTLSEAESREVTKRAIRGFNIVSMSEDVIKKALGENRIKDLEDAIQFHSAKEVADVLITRNKRDFRAVEDEEIEVLTPEEFLEKYKA
- a CDS encoding DUF6036 family nucleotidyltransferase; translation: MDVVRLMVSVARALRRADLPYAVVGGLACILMGVRRVTEDVDVVVLVRAREDVEKLVRELRSEGIELPSSDALKALQNRGLVAALVGPLRVDIRYASTWLDFETIRHAVEVNIRGEPVRIASLEDVVAAKLTVLRTLRDVEDAVQLMVQYRDRIDWERLRRIVGGSPLEVVKQLLDAIEGELGGDEVVRRRINDVRSLLTKLGR
- a CDS encoding DUF1156 domain-containing protein; translation: MPEEKPTLLESPSFPIESINKASKSEKTGGGRPPYWEMVFWWTRKPLAGARAIIAASLLSQDDYPESYNFLKDLFPCMDKRTPHSCNPNQRLVEKLKGKKLLDPFAGFGSIPLEAARLGLDVTAVELLPTAYVFLKAVLEYPKEYGKRLIEISGKEVESLGLRDAVRRFNGSAKIIETGRYKVPLLIYDVARWGRWVTEELKKDPDFKELYDEDVAVYIGTWEIKCPVCGRYTPLVGNWWLARVKSKRGYERLAWMQWRDGEIEVVDLNEACKKTGRSSCNELLAKVQGKDEESGARVEWNGQVYVVPSKNINAKLEEAQCLYCRAKIDHRVKENRILKPVKNKKKEGEWYVKWALQRWNSLLEDYLFGKVSLEELRNAPARPRILVKVRVTDGDLEFEPATREDTEKLWKALEKLKQKWKEPDVPSEELWKYTASGGGALSIWTWGFDKFYKLFNPRQLLTLVKLVRLVREAGKSVEEEKLKEGWSKEDSFRYAEAITTYLAIALCKQINYDSIVTSTEPVQKFIRETLAFRGIAMTWNWVEELPVADVLGSYIRSLNSSVGSLSYLVSAVYGSPSRVKVLLDDATTLDMLVGEKFDLIVTDPPYADDVPYTELSDFYYVWLKRALSDVSGGKLIPRFLPEAFFDEFGEEIKTQWETFATREVSENTERWKYFKLNISFSELLARAFANVTRFLDEKGLLVTYYVAKKPEAWVALIDALWHINGMRVVVAYPVVTEAEENVVARGRAAVMGGYVMGWRRREVEKPLDLSSEKEAVVTTVSERLGNYLKAIDVKEGATAWVYAYLAALSYLTSFYPVKDGGVELDAEGVVSHAMALSFEAMLRKAGVNLHDPAALAYLALRVVEDEKGRVDSDVLSRVALGLGIRDVELVKLGLVREVRSGGPKVAKRKVFEVMAPRNETVDEVRRVLYPLRGKAPVLECFRNLQLSVLARTQVSCDQRAREEAKELAKAIVRLSGMGLIDEEDPDVRLSRAVLGFEWWEQ
- a CDS encoding SNF2-related protein, translated to MVSLIEILRSAGKDLYKHQLDFVSDALWFDEPRILLADDVGLGKTIQALLYIKALLELGRVNHVLVIVPRAVVEQWASELEMFEIPFYIVESPDFPLGHRVYLVTLDRAKVDSYMEALDKINWDLVVVDEAHKLRLETLRSKVAILCRRARGCLLLTATPHTGDESSFKFLIGLANSYVVRREKKDVEEYEGRKIFPSLGYWIVQVKATKEESDALHKVLKFLENDQIEQIVRVVVEKRAMSSPTAFFKTLGKVVGGYCSEELLEEGELDACIGNVAGVKKLEELAKKYASAADRKLDALEKLLKDHLKGRKVLVFTEYATTAEYLFEKLVEKLEGCKIVDSGEGYAKADCSEFGVMYVTAKARDRIDVSREGALLASAYPTAVLISTDIMSEGVNLQAFDVVVNYEVVWSPTKHVQRIGRIWRFGQKAEKILVIDMVLKTTLSQDEYSNYLTLLEKLYEISLAALPPQSYGEFEIYEVDQELRKIVEIGSSAYLGEEEVYEALRSGRLEDLRSRIKRILKAKENMRWKSRNEVDEGLRVKLGYPPEKKPEPGGGYYVANVTFERNGVKLYSERILLRLPTPLSRSRSVQEGVFRELEVPWDAVVEDTGSLKEDEREEVNRMVWIEVWHPLQQYLSRNNLPEGGINVEVKRARVESIGVAELIPVTLSFEELVEREVRYSRNRERTERAAARCIRSLLENLGYTIVEEYASIPRPFDMVVKKDGILYTVEVKGKWVGKRDEPLSFTANEIDWASRFPDRHIVCIAYVDRDYCEDVECYYFNEFQKKWVLETVRGIEYKYNARKKKGADKTEPQ